A region from the Plutella xylostella chromosome 8, ilPluXylo3.1, whole genome shotgun sequence genome encodes:
- the LOC105388810 gene encoding myosin heavy chain, muscle isoform X21 translates to MPKAVVQEGEDPDPTPYLFVSLEQKRIDQSKPYDGKKACWVPDDKEGFLQGEIKATKGDLVTVVLPGGEEKTLKKEFISQVNPPKFEKVEDMADLTYLNDAAVLHNLRQRYYAKLIYTYSGLFCVAINPYKRFPVYTFRCAKLYRGKRRSEVPPHIFAISDGAYVNMLTNHENQSMLITGESGAGKTENTKKVIAYFATVGASQKKDPNAEKKGSLEDQVVQTNPVLEAFGNAKTVRNDNSSRFGKFIRIHFGPSGKLAGADIETYLLEKARVISQQALERSYHIFYQMMSGSVPGLKELCMLSNDVYDYHIIAQGKTTIPNVDDGEECTLTDQAFDILGFTQEEKNDVYKITASVMHMGGMKFKQRGREEQAEADGMEEGERVAKLLGVDCQDLYKNLLKPRIKVGNEFVTQGRNITQVTNSVGALCKGVFDRLFKWLVKKCNETLDTKQKRQHFIGVLDIAGFEIFDFNGFEQLCINFTNEKLQQFFNHHMFVLEQEEYQREGIEWTFIDFGMDLQNCIDLIEKPMGILSILEEESMFPKATDATFVEKLNNNHLGKSAPYLKPKPPKPGCQAAHFAIGHYAGNVGYNISGWLEKNKDPLNDTVVDQFKKGQNKLLIEIFADHPGQSGDAAAAKGGRGKKGGGFATVSSAYKEQLNNLMTTLRSTQPHFVRCIIPNELKQPGLIDSHLVMHQLTCNGVLEGIRICRKGFPNRMVYPDFKLRYKILCPKLIKEPITPEKATEKILESTGLDSESFRLGRTKVFFRAGVLGQMEELRDDRLSKIMSWMQAYIRGYLSRKEFKKIQEQRLALQVVQRNLRKYLQLRTWPWWKLWQKVKPLLNVSRVEDELAKLEEKAAKAQEAFEKEEKLRKELEVLNAKLLEEKTALLSNLEGGGRELQDTQERAAKLQAQKNDLESQLRDTQDRLTQEEDARNQLFQNKKKLEQEVAGLKKDVEDLELAVQKSEQDKATKDHQIRNLNDEIAHQDELINKLNKEKKMQGETTQKTAEELQAAEDKVNHLNKVKQKLEQTLDELEDSLEREKKLRGDVEKQRRKVEGDLKLTQEAVADLERNKKELEQTIQRKDKEISSLTAKLEDEQSLVSKSQKQIKELQARIEELEEEVESERQARAKAEKQRADLARELEELGERLEEAGGATSAQIELNKKREAELSKLRRDLEEANIQHESTLANLRKKHNDAVAEMGEQLDQLNKLKAKAEKERSQYFSEVNDLRAGLDHVSNEKAAQEKMVKQLQHQLNEVSNKADEANRTLNDLDAAKKKLSIENSDLLRQLEEAESQVSQLSKIKVSLTTQLEDTKRLADEESRERATLLGKFRNLEHDLDNIREQVEEEAEGKADLQRQLSKANAEAQIWRSKYESEGVARSEELEEAKRKLQARLAEAEETIESLNQKVVALEKTKQRLATEVEDLQLEVDRATAIANAAEKKQKAFDKIIGEWKLKVDDLAAELDASQKECRNYSTELFRLKGAYEEGQEQLEAVRRENKNLADEVKDLLDQIGEGGRNIHEIEKARKRLEAEKDELQAALEEAESALEQEENKVLRAQLELSQVRQEIDRRIQEKEEEFENTRKNHQRALDSMQASLEAEAKGKAEALRMKKKLEADINELEIALDHANKANAEAQKNIKRYQAQIKDLQTALEEEQRARDDAREQLGISERRANALQNELEESRTLLEQADRARRQAEQELGDAHEQLNELSAQAASLSAAKRKLESELQTLHSDLDELLNEAKNSEEKAKKAMVDAARLADELRSEQEHAQTQEKLRKALEQQIKELQVRLDEAEANALKGGKKAIQKLEQRVRELENELDGEQRRHADAQKNLRKSERRIKELTFQAEEDRKNHERMQDLVDKLQQKIKTYKRQIEEAEEIAALNLAKFRKAQQELEEAEERADLAEQAISKFRGKGRAGSVARGVSPAPPRSRPSAFDGFGTFPPRFDLAPENDF, encoded by the exons ATGCCGAAGGCAGTGGTTCAAGAGGGCGAGGACCCCGACCCAACCCCATACCTGTTCGTGTCTCTGGAACAGAAGCGAATTGACCAGAGCAAGCCCTACGATGGCAAGAAGGCATGCTGGGTGCCCGACGACAAGGAGGGTTTCCTGCAGGGAGAGATCAAGGCCACCAAGGGAGACCTGGTGACCGTCGTGCTCCCCGGAGGCGAG GAGAAGACACTAAAGAAAGAGTTCATCTCGCAAGTGAACCCTCCGAAATTCGAGAAAGTCGAAGACATGGCCGACCTCACGTACCTAAACGACGCAGCCGTTTTGCACAACCTGCGACAACGATACTATGCGAAGCTCATCTAC ACGTACTCCGGTCTCTTCTGTGTGGCTATCAACCCCTACAAGAGATTCCCGGTGTACACCTTCCGTTGTGCCAAGCTCTACCGAGGCAAGCGTCGTTCGGAGGTGCCCCCCCACATCTTCGCCATCTCTGACGGTGCCTACGTCAACATGTTGACCAACCACGAGAACCAGTCTATGTTGATTAC CGGAGAGTCTGGTGCCGGAAAGACTGAGAACACGAAGAAGGTAATTGCGTACTTCGCCACCGTCGGTGCGTCCCAGAAGAAGGACCCCAACGCGGAGAAGAAGGGATCCCTGGAGGACCAGGTCGTCCAGACCAACCCGGTGCTTGAAGCCTTCGGTAACGCCAAGACCGTGCGTAACGACAACTCCTCCCGATTC GGTAAATTCATCCGTATCCACTTCGGCCCCTCTGGAAAACTGGCCGGAGCTGACATTGAGACCT ATCTGCTTGAGAAGGCTCGTGTCATCTCCCAGCAGGCTCTGGAACGTTCTTACCACATCTTCTACCAGATGATGTCTGGTTCCGTTCCCGGACTTAAGG AATTATGTATGCTGTCAAACGACGTTTATGACTATCACATCATTGCACAAGGAAAAACGACAATTCCTAACGTCGATGATGGTGAAGAATGTACTTTGACCGAT CAAGCCTTCGACATCCTCGGTTTCACCCAAGAGGAGAAGAACGACGTGTACAAGATCACCGCGTCCGTCATGCACATGGGAGGCATGAAGTTCAAGCAGAGGGGTCGTGAGGAGCAGGCTGAGGCCGACGGCATGGAG GAGGGAGAGCGTGTTGCTAAGCTCCTCGGTGTCGACTGCCAGGACCTGTACAAGAACCTGCTGAAGCCCCGCATCAAAGTCGGTAACGAGTTCGTGACCCAGGGTCGTAACATCACCCAGGTGACCAACTCCGTCGGTGCCCTCTGCAAGGGTGTGTTCGACCGTCTCTTCAAGTGGCTGGTCAAGAAGTGTAACGAGACTCTGGACACCAAGCAGAAGAGGCAGCACTTCATCGGTGTGCTGGATATCGCCGGTTTCGAGATCTTCGAC TTCAACGGTTTCGAACAACTCTGCATTAACTTCACCAATGAGAAACTTCAGCAGTTCTTTAACCACCACATGTTCGTTCTGGAGCAAGAAGAGTACCAGCGCGAAGGAATCGAATGGACTTTCATTGACTTTGGCATGGACCTCCAGAATTGCATTGACCTTATTGAAAAG CCCATGGGTATCCTCTCCATCCTTGAGGAAGAGTCTATGTTCCCGAAAGCCACTGACGCCACCTTCGTGGAGAAGTTGAACAACAACCACTTGGGCAAGTCTGCTCCTTACCTGAAGCCGAAGCCCCCCAAGCCTGGTTGCCAGGCCGCTCACTTCGCCATCGGCCATTACGCCGGTAAC GTCGGCTACAACATCTCTGGATGGCTGGAGAAGAACAAGGACCCCCTGAACGACACCGTCGTCGACCAGTTCAAGAAGGGTCAGAACAAGCTGCTGATCGAGATCTTCGCTGACCACCCTGGCCAGTCCGgagacgccgccgccgccaagG GCGGTCGTGGTAAGAAGGGAGGTGGTTTCGCCACTGTCTCCTCTGCATACAAG GAACAACTGAACAACCTGATGACCACTCTGAGATCCACCCAGCCTCACTTCGTCCGTTGTATCATCCCCAACGAGTTGAAGCAGCCTG GTCTCATCGACTCTCACCTTGTCATGCACCAGCTGACCTGTAACGGTGTGCTTGAAGGCATCCGTATTTGCCGTAAAGGTTTCCCCAACAGGATGGTGTACCCTGACTTCAAGCTCCG ATACAAAATTCTGTGCCCGAAGCTCATCAAAGAACCGATAACTCCTGAGAAAGCCACAGAAAAAATCCTTGAATCTACAGGATTGGATTCTGAGTCTTTCCGACTCGGACGGACAAAG GTGTTCTTCCGCGCCGGAGTGCTGGGTCAGATGGAGGAGCTGCGTGACGACCGTCTCTCCAAGATCATGTCCTGGATGCAGGCCTACATCCGTGGTTACCTGTCCCGTAAGGAGTTCAAGAAGATCCAGGAGCAGAG GTTGGCTCTCCAAGTTGTCCAGCGCAACTTGCGCAAGTACCTGCAGCTCCGCACCTGGCCGTGGTGGAAGTTGTGGCAGAAGGTCAAGCCTCTGCTCAACGTCTCCCGTGTCGAGGATGAGCTCGCG AAACTGGAGGAGAAGGCAGCCAAGGCGCAGGAGGCCTTCGAGAAGGAGGAGAAGCTCCGCAAGGAGCTGGAGGTGCTGAACGCCAAGCTGCTGGAGGAGAAGACGGCGCTGCTGTCCAACCTGGAGGGCGGCGGCCGCGAGCTGCAGGACACGCAGGAGCGCGCCGCCAAGCTGCAGGCTCAGAAGAACGACCTCGAGAGCCAGCTCAGG GACACCCAGGACCGCCTCACCCAGGAGGAGGACGCGCGCAACCAGCTGTTCCAGAACAAGAAGAAGCTGGAGCAGGAGGTCGCCGGCCTCAAAAAGGACGTGGAGGACCTGGAACTGGCCGTGCAGAAGTCCGAGCAGGACAAGGCCACCAAGGACCACCAGATCCGCAACCTCAACGATGAGATCGCCCACCAGGACGAGCTCATCAACAAGCTCAACAAGGAGAAGAAGATGCAGGGCGAGACCACCCAGAAGACCGCCGAGGAGCTGCAGGCCGCCGAGGACAAGGTCAACCACCTCAACAAGGTCAAGCAGAAGCTCGAGCAGACCCTGGACGAGCTCGAGGACTCCCTGGAGCGCGAGAAGAAGCTCCGCGGAGACGTCGAGAAGCAGAGGAGGAAGGTGGAGGGCGACCTCAAGCTGACGCAGGAGGCCGTCGCCGACCTGGAGCGCAACAAGAAGGAGCTCGAGCAGACCATCCAGCGCAAGGACAAGGAGATCTCCTCCCTGACCGCCAAGCTGGAGGACGAGCAGTCCCTCGTGTCCAAGTCGCAGAAGCAGATCAAGGAGCTGCAGGCGCGCATCGAGGAGCTGGAGGAGGAGGTGGAGTCGGAGCGCCAGGCGCGCGCCAAGGCCGAGAAGCAGCGCGCCGACCTGGCCCGCGAGCTGGAGGAGCTGGGCGAGCGGCTGGAGGAGGCCGGCGGTGCCACCTCGGCCCAGATCGAGCTCAACAAGAAGCGCGAGGCCGAGCTTAGCAAGCTCCGCCGCGACCTGGAGGAGGCCAACATCCAGCACGAGTCCACGCTCGCCAACCTGCGCAAGAAGCACAACGACGCCGTCGCCGAGATGGGCGAGCAGCTCGACCAGCTCAACAAGCTCAAGGCTAA GGCTGAGAAGGAACGTTCTCAATACTTTAGCGAAGTCAATGACCTCCGCGCTGGTCTCGACCACGTGTCCAACGAAAAG GCTGCCCAAGAGAAGATGGTGAAGCAGCTGCAGCACCAGCTCAACGAGGTGTCCAACAAGGCCGACGAGGCTAACCGCACCCTCAACGACCTGGACGCCGCCAAGAAGAAGCTCTCCATCGAGAACTCCGACCTGCTGCGCCAGCTCGAGGAGGCTGAGTCCCAGGTGTCTCAGCTGTCCAAGATCAAGGTGTCGCTCACCACCCAGCTCGAGGACACCAAGAGGCTCGCCGACGAGGAATCCAGG GAGCGCGCCACGCTCCTCGGCAAGTTCCGCAACTTGGAGCACGACCTCGACAACATCCGCGAGCAAGTGGAGGAGGAGGCCGAAGGCAAGGCTGACCTGCAGCGCCAGCTCAGCAAGGCCAACGCCGAGGCCCAGATCTGGCGCTCCAAGTACGAGTCCGAGGGAGTCGCCCGCTCCGAGGAGCTGGAGGAGGCCAAGCGCAAGCTCCAGGCCCGCCTCGCCGAGGCCGAGGAGACCATCGAGTCCCTCAACCAGAAGGTCGTCGCTCTCGAGAAGACCAAGCAGCGCCTCGCCACCGAGGTCGAGGACCTGCAGCTCGAGGTCGACCGCGCCACCGCCATCGCCAACGCCGCCGAGAAGAAGCAGAAGGCCTTCGACAAGATCATCGGAGAATGGAAGCTCAAGGTCGACGACCTCGCCGCCGAGCTCGACGCCAGCCAGAAGGAGTGCCGCAACTACTCCACCGAACTGTTCCGTCTCAAGGGCGCCTACGAGGAGGGCCAGGAGCAGCTCGAGGCCGTGCGCCGCGAGAACAAGAACCTGGCCGACGAGGTCAAGGACCTGCTCGACCAGATCGGCGAGGGAGGCCGCAACATCCACGAGATCGAGAAGGCCCGCAAGCGCCTCGAGGCCGAGAAGGACGAGCTCCAGGCCGCCCTCGAGGAGGCCGAGTCCGCGCTCGAGCAGGAGGAGAACAAGGTGCTCCGCGCTCAGCTCGAGCTGTCGCAGGTGCGCCAGGAGATCGACCGCCGCATCCAGGAGAAGGAGGAGGAGTTCGAGAACACGCGCAAGAACCACCAGCGCGCCCTCGACTCCATGCAGGCTTCCCTCGAAGCCGAGGCTAAGGGCAAGGCAGAGGCCCTGCGCATGAAGAAGAAGCTCGAGGCCGACATCAACGAGCTGGAGATCGCCCTCGACCACGCCAACAAGGCCAACGCCGAGGCCCAGAAGAACATCAAGCGCTACCAGGCCCAGATCAAGGACCTGCAGACCGCGCTGGAGGAGGAGCAGCGCGCGCGCGACGACGCCCGCGAGCAGCTCGGCATCTCCGAGCGCCGCGCCAACGCGCTGCAGAACGAGCTGGAGGAGTCGCGCACGCTGCTGGAGCAGGCGGaccgcgcgcgccgccaggCCGAGCAGGAGCTGGGCGACGCGCACGAGCAGCTCAACGAGCTGTCCGCGCAGGCCGCCTCGCTGTCCGCCGCCAAGAGGAAGCTCGAGTCCGAGCTGCAGACGCTGCATTCCGACCTCGACGAGCTGCTCAACGAGGCCAAGAACTCCGAGGAGAAGGCCAAGAAGGCGATGGTGGACGCCGCGCGCCTGGCCGACGAGCTCCGTTCCGAGCAGGAGCACGCGCAGACGCAGGAGAAGCTGCGCAAGGCGCTCGAGCAGCAGATCAAGGAGCTGCAGGTGCGTCTGGACGAGGCCGAGGCCAACGCCCTCAAGGGAGGCAAGAAGGCCATCCAGAAGCTCGAACAGAGGGTGCGCGAGCTCGAGAACGAGCTTGACGGCGAACAGAGGAGACACGCCGACGCCCAGAAGAACCTGCGCAAGTCCGAGAGGCGCATCAAGGAGCTCACGTTCCAGGCCGAGGAGGACCGCAAGAACCACGAGCGCATGCAGGACCTGGTCGACAAGCTGCAGCAGAAGATCAAGACCTACAAGAGGCAGATCGAGGAGGCGGAGGAGATCGCCGCGCTCAACCTGGCCAAGTTCCGCAAGGCCCAGCAGGAGCTGGAGGAGGCGGAGGAGCGCGCCGACCTGGCCGAGCAGGCCATCAGCAAGTTCCGCGGCAAGGGCCGCGCCGGCTCCGTCGCACGAGGAGTCAGCCCCGCG CCCCCCCGCTCGCGCCCCTCTGCATTCGATGGCTTCGGCACCTTCCCACCGAGGTTCGACCTGGCGCCTGAAAACGACTTCTAA